DNA from Archaeoglobus veneficus SNP6:
TAACCTTATCATCATAAAACGCTCCTATCGAAACTGTTCCCAGGCCCAAAGCCTCTGCCTGCAGATAGATGTTCTGTGCAGCGTGTCCAGCCTCCATGTGCACGTATCTGATGCCCCTCTCTCCGTACTTCCTCGTTGTCCGCTCGTAGATTGCTGTGACTACTATACATAGCGCTCCCTCTTCTATCGCACTTTGACCGAGTGAAGCTTCACAGAGAACCCTTCTGTGATCTCCCTTTTTTACGAGCTTCAGGCGATGCGTCGAAGGAGAATACTGGTAAATTCCCGCATCGAGTTCTGAATTCCCTACAACCAGAAATATTTCCAGCGGGTACAAGGCACCGGCAGATGGAGCGGCCCTGAACCCATACGCCTCTTCAGTTATCCCCTGAGCAGCCCAGCAAAGCTGAGATATATCCTTTATACTTATGAGTTCACCACTGTACGATCTCCTCGAACGACGGATGTTTATTACTTCTTCAACCGAAATCTCACCAGTCTTTCTGGGTTCGGGGAGTTTGACAACTCCTTCAGATTCAATAACCATTTCAGCTTCCTCCCTTACTAATTTGAACACTGTGATACCAGAAATCGCTGCAAAAATAGCAGCAGCGACCTTCAGAAATCTTCTTCTGAGCATACACAACTATTTCACTACATCTAAAATAGCTTTACGGTAAAAGACGATAGCAAAGTGTTGCCTCTTTAAATAATTCGTCATCCAAAACACATTTATATTTAAAATAACAAAAACAATCATGCAACTCCACTTTTATGGAGCTGCGAGGAGTGTGACCGGCTCGTGCTTTATGCTTGAAGACGGGCAGCGCATTTTGATAGATGTGGGCATGTTTCAGGGCAGTGTTGAAAAGAGGAACTACAGGCGCTTTCCCTTCGACCCGTCGGAAATCGATGCCCTCATTCTCACTCACTCCCACCTCGATCATATAGGCTTGCTGCCAAAGCTCGTGAAGTACGGCTTCAACGGCGAAATATACGCGACAAGGGCAACGAGAGAAATAGCAGAACACATGCTCTATGATTCCGCGAAGGTTCAGGAGGAGGAAGCTCACACGCTAACGAGGAAAAACCTCAGAAAAGGTCTGCCTGTGGTTAAGCCGCTCTACACGACTGAAGACGTTAAAGAGTGCTTCAGGTTGAAGTGGAGGAATGTTGAGTACGGGAAGACTGTCAGCCTCGATAACATGGCATTCACTTTCAGAAACGCAGGCCACGTTCTTGGCTCAGCGTTCGTTGAGATTGATGCGGGAAAGAAGTTCGTATTTTCCGGCGATTTGGGCGAGCGAGGCAGGCTGATAATCCGCGACCCAGAGTTTCCACCGAAGGCGAACTACCTCGTCGTTGAATCTACTTATGGGGACAGAAACCATAGAAGCGTTGAGGAGTCCATTGAAGAGTTAAAGCAGGCGATAATGGAGACCTTTGAGCGGGGTGGGAATGTTCTCATTCCGTCCTTCGCTCTTGAACGAACTCAGGAAATTCTTTACGTGCTTCACGTATTTTACAGGAACGGCGAGCTTCCAGACTGCGAGGTCTTCCTCGACAGCCCCCTTGCCATAGATATAACCGAAGTCTTCCTGAACCATCCTGAACTGTACAACGAGGAAACTTCGAGAGAAGCGAAGCACGGAAATCCCTTTTTCCTCCCGCACCTCAGGTTTACCAAGAGCGTCGAGGAATCGAGGGAGATAAACGAGGTCAGAAGTCATGCCATAATCATCGCGGGAAGCGGCATGTGCACAGGTGGGAGAATAAAACATCACCTAAAGCACAACCTCTGGAGGAGAGAGTGCAGCGTTGTATTCGTTGGATACCAGGTTAAAGGAACTCTCGGCAGGAAGATAGTTGATGGGGCGAAGAGGGTAAGAATATACGGTGAGGAAATCGCTGTTAAAGCGAAAATTTACACCATCAACGGCTTTTCCGCCCATGCTGGAAGGGACTACCTCGTTGAGTGGAGCAGCAAAAGTCAGCCTGAAAAAGTGTTTGTGGTTCATGGCGAATTTGAAAAGAGCCAGAAGCTGGCGAGGGGGCTGAAAGACTTTGAATGTGTAATTCCAGCCTGGAGACAGAGCTTTGCTGTTTAGCGTTTTCCCATAGCTCTATACGCGATGACAACGGCAACTGCGAGCAGAGCGATTGACAGGAGGACGTAGAGTACGTCTTCGCTATCTTTTACATCTCTTCCGTTTCCTCCCCAGTCCTCTATGAACCGCTCGGCAAGCCAGTCGCCCGTTTCTTTGTCGTGTATTATCACCCCAACTTCTCTGTTAAGCTTTAATCCGTAGCGGTTGAAGTTTGCGGATGTAATCAGAATATCGTCGTCGGAAATAATGATTTTTCCATGCAATGGCACTGGAGAAAGCCTCGCATCGATTTTAAGATCCTCTGTCTCTGCAATTCTCTTCAGGAAATCTGTCGTCTTCTCATTATCCTCTCTGTTGTGTTCGGAGTCGAGAATCACTCTTACATCTGCACCGTTTCTCGCAGCTTTGAGTATTGCGTCGAGCAACGGCGTGCTATCGTCGAACCACCTGAAGTCCATGTACGGCACCTCTATGTACAGCCTGTGCCTCGCTTTGGATATGAATTCGAAGATAGGATTGTAATCGGGAAGAACGAAAACCTCAATTCTGCCGCTGAACTCTTTAGATTTACCTATTCCTGCTGAATAGCTCCCTTTTATACTTCCGGCTCTACCGGGCTCTGAAGAGTAGATCATGTCGTGCTGGAGGACGTTCTTTAGCAGCTTGGCAGCTTTCTCACTTTCAAATTCGACAATATAGCCTCTTTTGTCCCACTTCCAGTTCTCCGTCGTAATCACCACTTTATTTCCATCAACTACTGCAAACTTGTAGTGGAAGTTTTTGTAGGATGGCGAAGATAGAAAATACGTTCTGTACTTCTTTGCAATCTCCAGTTCCTCAATAGGAATTCCCCCAACTGGACTTGCGTCAAGGAAGAGTGTAAGGTTGCCTTTTGCACTTCGCAGATCTGTGAAGGTATAGGATGCAAGCCAGATTTCGTACCCTTCGACGCAGTAGGCTGCCGGGGTTACGATTATCCTTCCGCTCACGAAGTCCACTGCAGGAGTAAAGGAAGTCCAGTCCTGATAACGGAAGTCCCAGCCAGAAGGGGTTTTGAAGTAAACGATGCCTTCGCCGGGCTTTTTATACGTGAATTCGTCAACTACTTTGCCATTCTCTCTCAACCAGATAGTCTCGCCCTCGTTTGAAAGGGCAAATCTGCCAGAGAATTCGAGGTCTGCTTTTTTTCCAAAAACAATCTCGTAGGCTGTGGCGTTTTTCGCTACAACCACGATTCCAGTCAGGTTTATCTGGATTGAGCCTTCTCCGTCGTCAAGAGTGCAAAAGGACGTTGCGTTGAGAACAACGTACTCGACATCGTCGCTTCCATATGGGTTTGGACAAACTTCAACAATCTGTGATGCAGAAACGGGAACGATCGCAGCGATTACAAGGACGAGGGCGAAGATTACGAGCATTATTATGTTTCTTGCTCTATGCCTTTAAATTTCTATTCATTTTCGTTAACTGACTTGATCATCTTTTGCAGGCTGGGTCTCACAAAAGTCAGTTAGAGGCAGAAACATCTCGTAGTCGTAGCAGGAATCAACAATCCTGAAACCAACCTTTCTGAACACGTGGATTGCTCTCACGTTACTTCTTTCTGTTGTAAGGTATATTCCCCTGTATCCAGCCCTCCTGCAGTAGTCCACAATCAGCCTGAGCATTTGCTGTCCGATTCCTCTGTTCTGATAGTTGCGGTGAACAAATATGCAGAGTTCGGCAGTGTCTCTGCCGGATGGTATTACTGCAGCTTGTCCCACAATTTTTCTGCCACATTCTGCAACTATTGAAAAGCAGTTTTCGGTAATGTAATCTACCCACGCTTCTATGGCCTGCCTTGATACGGGTGGCAGGCCAAGGCAGGGTGAAAGTTACAGTACATCTCGATAAGGTTATCTCTGTCAGAACTTCTGAAGGGTCTTATTATAATAACATCTCCAGACCTGTCCCGGAACGCTACCTCATCGAGGGTGAGTTTTGCCATCAGTAAACATTTACGCTGTTCTCATATATAATTCCTTCTAACAATAATTAATTGCTATAATTATTAATCGGGATGTTTACTGCCGTGCTACCTTCTGCCCCTCCACACAAGCCAGACAGCCAGACTGAGAAAGATTATACTGGCAGTAATGAGAACGTTTAGGCATCTTGAGGAGTTCAGAAGTGGTAGCGAATTGAAAAGTTAATTAAAATAAAATCAAAATAAATTAGGACTAAACATCCTCAAATCTGTCCTTGAGCTTGTCAAGAACCTTCGGCAGCGTGGTGTATTCCATGTCCTCGTGCGGCAGCCTGTGGGGCTCGAACGGGCCGTGGCGGCGCATGTACTCTGCTATCTCCGCTGCCTTCTGCCTTGTGTAGTCGAAGGCCGGGTCGTCGAAGAGGTCAACGGGCCCTACGAGCTTACCGTTGCAGATCTGGAAACCAGCTCCAATTACTCTCGGTGGGCCATCGAAGCGTGTGCACTTTGCGTAGTGAAACGGTACCGGCATAATCGGACCGTTGTGGCTTCCTCGCATCCACCCGCTGACGAGGTGCGGGAACGCAAATGGCTCGAGGACTTCTCCAACTGCCGGCAGACCCGACTGGGCTCTCACAAGGGCTACCGGGTCATCCTTGCCAACGTACTCTCCGGCAATCTGGAAGAGCTTTTCTGTGCTAACCGTAGCTACTGGCTCATCAGCTGGCAGTTTACTACCCTCCTTGGGGAAAATCCTCTTTATGACGAACCTCGACTTGCCACCTATCAGTGCGAGGATGTCGTACATCTCCTCTGGAGAGTTCATGAACACACGTTTGTGCTCGACGATGTCCCAGATTTCGAAAACGAATCCGTTGTGCAGAGATGGGTCGATTACGAGGCCAGCGGTGTTGAACGGATCAGCAAATATCCTGAATATGGGCAGGTTAAACGCCCCTGGCTCTGTCTTGTCCATCATGAACGCCAGGAGCGGCTCTGCTCCTCTCTCTGTGAACTCCATTTCGGCAACACCTGGGCCTAAGCCGCGGATATTTCCTGAAAATGCTTCTTTGAGCAAATCCTGCCCAGCTCCGTAGAGTTTCAGCTCCTTCGCCCTTTTGGTAGCAAGTTCGAACGTCTCCCAAGCGATGCCGTGGATTTTCTCGCTGTCCACACCCTCGCGGTGGGTCATAATCAGCTCGAGGTCGTCACCTACGTTCAGAACCCTGTAGTCTATGATATCTCCATTCTGCTTTTTCTCCTCGAGAAACGCTTCTGCCACCTTCTTTATCTCGTCAGGCACAACCACGTGGCCGGGCACACTACCGACGTCTGCCTTGATCAGGCTAACGGTTATTTTTTCACCCATGATTATCAAACAAATCGTAAACAATTTAAAGTTTTGGGGATAGCTAATGTACCAACTATCAATGAGTATATGATAATGATGGGAAAATTTTATATTGTGAAAGAGCGAAGGAAGCGAGAGGGGTGGTTATGGTATTGGAAAGAGTACCTACTGGAATCCCGGGATTCGACGAGCTATGTGAGGGTGGACTGCTGAGAGATCGTACTTATCTGGTATCAGGTACGTCGGGTTCAGGTAAGACTATCTTCGCAATGCAGTACATCGTGAATGGAATTCAGATGTTCAACGAGCCCGGGATATTTGTCGCTACAGAAGAGAGACCGCAGCACTTGAGAGAACACTTTTCCGTCTTCGGATGGGATCTCGAGAAGCTTGAGGATGAAAACATGCTTGCCATTGTGGATGCAACTTCGACAAAGATCGGTCTGCCATCGGACGAGAAGTACATAGATGTCAGACCTTTCGACACTCGTTCGCTGATTGACCAGATGATTACTATCCAGGACGAGATTGGGGCAAGAAGAGCGGCTCTTGATTCAACAACCTCTATAGGCTTCTCGATTCAGGATCCGGCCAAATTCAGAGTTGAGCTGCTGAAGATATCCACAACAATGGAAATTCTTGGCCTCACGTCACTTTTCACATGTGAAATCGTGGATAGCAGCGGGATAAGCCGGTTTGGCGTGGAGAACTTCGTCACCGAGGGCACCATAGTGCTTTACTACACCAGAAGTGAAAACGTGAGGGTCAGAAGTCTTGAGATATTCAAGATGAGGGGCAGCAACCACAGCAAGAAGATACACCCCTTCGAGATAACGGACAAGGGGATTGTTGTACACTCGAGAGAAGAAGTTTACTCCGAGA
Protein-coding regions in this window:
- a CDS encoding GNAT family N-acetyltransferase, with product MPPVSRQAIEAWVDYITENCFSIVAECGRKIVGQAAVIPSGRDTAELCIFVHRNYQNRGIGQQMLRLIVDYCRRAGYRGIYLTTERSNVRAIHVFRKVGFRIVDSCYDYEMFLPLTDFCETQPAKDDQVS
- a CDS encoding phospholipase D-like domain-containing protein is translated as MLVIFALVLVIAAIVPVSASQIVEVCPNPYGSDDVEYVVLNATSFCTLDDGEGSIQINLTGIVVVAKNATAYEIVFGKKADLEFSGRFALSNEGETIWLRENGKVVDEFTYKKPGEGIVYFKTPSGWDFRYQDWTSFTPAVDFVSGRIIVTPAAYCVEGYEIWLASYTFTDLRSAKGNLTLFLDASPVGGIPIEELEIAKKYRTYFLSSPSYKNFHYKFAVVDGNKVVITTENWKWDKRGYIVEFESEKAAKLLKNVLQHDMIYSSEPGRAGSIKGSYSAGIGKSKEFSGRIEVFVLPDYNPIFEFISKARHRLYIEVPYMDFRWFDDSTPLLDAILKAARNGADVRVILDSEHNREDNEKTTDFLKRIAETEDLKIDARLSPVPLHGKIIISDDDILITSANFNRYGLKLNREVGVIIHDKETGDWLAERFIEDWGGNGRDVKDSEDVLYVLLSIALLAVAVVIAYRAMGKR
- a CDS encoding MBL fold metallo-hydrolase; the encoded protein is MQLHFYGAARSVTGSCFMLEDGQRILIDVGMFQGSVEKRNYRRFPFDPSEIDALILTHSHLDHIGLLPKLVKYGFNGEIYATRATREIAEHMLYDSAKVQEEEAHTLTRKNLRKGLPVVKPLYTTEDVKECFRLKWRNVEYGKTVSLDNMAFTFRNAGHVLGSAFVEIDAGKKFVFSGDLGERGRLIIRDPEFPPKANYLVVESTYGDRNHRSVEESIEELKQAIMETFERGGNVLIPSFALERTQEILYVLHVFYRNGELPDCEVFLDSPLAIDITEVFLNHPELYNEETSREAKHGNPFFLPHLRFTKSVEESREINEVRSHAIIIAGSGMCTGGRIKHHLKHNLWRRECSVVFVGYQVKGTLGRKIVDGAKRVRIYGEEIAVKAKIYTINGFSAHAGRDYLVEWSSKSQPEKVFVVHGEFEKSQKLARGLKDFECVIPAWRQSFAV
- the fbp gene encoding fructose-1,6-bisphosphate aldolase/phosphatase produces the protein MGEKITVSLIKADVGSVPGHVVVPDEIKKVAEAFLEEKKQNGDIIDYRVLNVGDDLELIMTHREGVDSEKIHGIAWETFELATKRAKELKLYGAGQDLLKEAFSGNIRGLGPGVAEMEFTERGAEPLLAFMMDKTEPGAFNLPIFRIFADPFNTAGLVIDPSLHNGFVFEIWDIVEHKRVFMNSPEEMYDILALIGGKSRFVIKRIFPKEGSKLPADEPVATVSTEKLFQIAGEYVGKDDPVALVRAQSGLPAVGEVLEPFAFPHLVSGWMRGSHNGPIMPVPFHYAKCTRFDGPPRVIGAGFQICNGKLVGPVDLFDDPAFDYTRQKAAEIAEYMRRHGPFEPHRLPHEDMEYTTLPKVLDKLKDRFEDV
- a CDS encoding ATPase domain-containing protein codes for the protein MVLERVPTGIPGFDELCEGGLLRDRTYLVSGTSGSGKTIFAMQYIVNGIQMFNEPGIFVATEERPQHLREHFSVFGWDLEKLEDENMLAIVDATSTKIGLPSDEKYIDVRPFDTRSLIDQMITIQDEIGARRAALDSTTSIGFSIQDPAKFRVELLKISTTMEILGLTSLFTCEIVDSSGISRFGVENFVTEGTIVLYYTRSENVRVRSLEIFKMRGSNHSKKIHPFEITDKGIVVHSREEVYSEI
- a CDS encoding SagB/ThcOx family dehydrogenase, encoding MLRRRFLKVAAAIFAAISGITVFKLVREEAEMVIESEGVVKLPEPRKTGEISVEEVINIRRSRRSYSGELISIKDISQLCWAAQGITEEAYGFRAAPSAGALYPLEIFLVVGNSELDAGIYQYSPSTHRLKLVKKGDHRRVLCEASLGQSAIEEGALCIVVTAIYERTTRKYGERGIRYVHMEAGHAAQNIYLQAEALGLGTVSIGAFYDDKVRDVLSVPEEYVPLYVMPVGHR